One Cucumis sativus cultivar 9930 chromosome 1, Cucumber_9930_V3, whole genome shotgun sequence DNA segment encodes these proteins:
- the LOC101205468 gene encoding uncharacterized protein LOC101205468, with protein sequence MAPAQVLSIPTASFGFRARTSDGPTRTIAAAITQKPHNHNHNQDLVVGSKLAAADHPHRRPTKSRVDVDQLVKFLYDDLHHVFDEQGIDPTAYDEEIEFRDPITKYGDIRGYLLNIALLRQFFSPQIILHWVKKTGPYEITTRWTAAMKFALLPWKPECVLTGTSIMTINPNTGKFCRHVDLWDSVQNNDYFSIEGLWDVFKQFRFYETPELELPKYQTLKRTENYEVRKYGPFAAAERSGENLFECVNSIGGWGDCKEDDRIMELRNKGGIAAVLNFSGKATEEKVKNKAKELRHYLKKDGLKSVNNNSCLLVRYNDSNHTWSFVMRNEVLIWLQDFSI encoded by the exons ATGGCTCCAGCCCAAGTTCTCTCAATCCCAACCGCTAGCTTTGGTTTCCGGGCAAGGACCTCCGACGGACCAACCAGAACCATAGCCGCTGCCATAACTCAGAAGCCTCACAATCACAATCACAACCAAGATTTGGTTGTTGGATCAAAACTAGCAGCAGCAGATCACCCACATAGAAGGCCAACGAAATCGAGGGTGGACGTTGACCAATTGGTGAAATTCTTGTACGATGATCTCCACCACGTGTTCGATGAACAAGGAATTGATCCGACGGCTTACGATGAAGAAATAGAATTTCGAGATCCAATTACAAAATACGGTGACATAAGGGgatatttgttaaatattgCTCTCTTGCGACAATTCTTTAGTCCTCAGATCATCTTGCATTGGGTTAAAAAG ACAGGACCGTATGAAATAACAACAAGATGGACTGCAGCAATGAAGTTTGCTCTTCTACCATGGAAACCAGAATGTGTTTTGACAGGAACTTCAATCATGACCATTAATCCAAACACTGGCAAGTTTTGTAGACATgtg GATCTTTGGGATTCAGTCCAAAATAATGACTACTTTTCTATAGAAGGCCTTTGGGATGTATTTAAAcag ttTCGTTTTTATGAGACTCCAGAATTGGAATTGCCCAAATATCAGACATTGAAAAGGACTGAAAATTATgag GTGAGAAAATATGGACCATTTGCTGCGGCAGAAAGAAGTGGAGAGAACTTGTTTGAGTGTGTCAATAGCATCGGCGG TTGGGGAGATTGTAAAGAAGACGACAGAATCATGGAGTTGAGAAATAAAGGAGGGATTGCTGCAGTGTTGAATTTCAGTGGAAAAGCTACAGAAGAAAAGGTGAAAAACAAAGCCAAAGAATTAAGACATTATCTCAAAAAAGATGGCCTCAAAAGCGTTAATAATAATAGCTGTTTACTTGTACGTTACAACGATTCCAACCATACATGGAGTTTCGTAATG AGAAATGAGGTGCTAATATGGCTTCAAGATTTCTCAATTTAG